One window of Microbacterium sp. 1S1 genomic DNA carries:
- the whiA gene encoding DNA-binding protein WhiA, producing MALTTDVKAELVSIRNAPPTVRVAEVTAILRFAGGLHSIAGRVAVEAEVDAETLARRVARDLAEIYGVRPEIAQVQSSTANDGARWAVRVIAQGETLARQTGLLDQRRRPVRGLPNRLTTGSRAEVAGLWRGAFLAAGTLSEPGRSAMLEVACPSSEAAMALVGAAHRLGVAAKAREVRGLPRVVVREGEAIRTILNEMGAQRTALAWEELRQRREVRAGVNRLVNFDDANLRRSAQAAVAACARVERALEILADEVPDHLRVAGELRLAHRDASLDELGHHADPPLTKDAVAGRIRRLLAMADKRAQQEGIPGTEAAVPAGLDV from the coding sequence GTGGCACTAACCACCGACGTCAAGGCTGAGCTCGTCAGCATCCGCAATGCACCCCCGACGGTGCGCGTCGCTGAGGTGACAGCCATCCTCCGGTTCGCCGGCGGTCTGCACTCCATCGCAGGCCGGGTGGCCGTGGAGGCGGAGGTCGATGCCGAGACGCTCGCCCGGCGTGTGGCGCGCGACCTCGCAGAGATCTACGGCGTCCGGCCGGAGATCGCTCAGGTGCAGTCGAGCACCGCCAACGACGGTGCCCGCTGGGCCGTCCGCGTCATCGCGCAGGGGGAGACGCTGGCGCGTCAGACGGGGTTGCTCGATCAGCGTCGTCGCCCCGTCCGTGGGCTTCCGAACCGTCTCACCACCGGCTCCCGCGCCGAGGTCGCCGGCCTGTGGCGCGGTGCGTTCCTGGCGGCAGGAACGCTGAGCGAGCCGGGCCGTTCCGCCATGCTCGAGGTCGCCTGCCCCTCTTCGGAGGCGGCCATGGCCCTCGTGGGCGCCGCCCATCGTCTCGGCGTGGCCGCGAAGGCACGCGAGGTCCGCGGTCTGCCGCGGGTCGTCGTGCGCGAGGGTGAGGCCATCCGTACGATCCTCAACGAGATGGGCGCCCAGCGCACCGCTCTCGCCTGGGAGGAGCTCCGTCAGCGTCGCGAGGTCCGCGCCGGGGTGAACCGCCTCGTCAACTTCGACGACGCCAACCTCCGCCGCTCCGCGCAGGCAGCCGTGGCTGCGTGCGCCCGTGTCGAGCGCGCGCTCGAGATCCTCGCCGACGAGGTGCCCGACCACCTCCGCGTGGCCGGCGAGCTCCGGCTCGCCCACCGCGATGCCAGCCTCGACGAGCTCGGACATCACGCCGACCCGCCGCTGACGAAGGACGCGGTGGCCGGCCGGATCCGGCGTCTGCTGGCGATGGCGGACAAGCGCGCGCAGCAGGAGGGCATCCCCGGGACCGAGGCGGCTGTCCCGGCCGGGCTCGACGTCTGA
- the rapZ gene encoding RNase adapter RapZ, which produces MSDGVKGEFLIVTGMSGAGRTTVANALEDLGWYVVDNLPPQILRPLLDLTGMGGDSLPKVAAVVDVRGRNLFDDFPGVARVLRTRGSIRVLFLDASDDVLVRRFESVRRPHPLQGDGTLLDGIRTERTRLAPIREAADLVIDTSSLNIHQLATKVSDIFSEEGEARHRVTLLSFGFKYGLPTDVDVVADMRFLPNPYWNEDLRGLTGQDETVREYVLSRDGAEEFLDAYAKALVPVLEGYQRENKSHSTIAIGCTGGKHRSVAMSEELARRLAAIPGVAVNVRHRDLGRE; this is translated from the coding sequence ATGTCTGACGGGGTGAAGGGCGAGTTCCTCATCGTCACCGGGATGTCCGGCGCGGGTCGGACCACGGTCGCGAATGCGCTGGAGGATCTCGGCTGGTACGTCGTCGACAACCTGCCCCCGCAGATCCTGCGTCCGCTGCTCGACTTGACCGGGATGGGTGGCGACTCGCTTCCCAAGGTCGCGGCCGTGGTCGATGTCCGCGGCCGCAATCTCTTCGACGACTTCCCCGGCGTCGCCCGGGTCCTGCGCACGCGGGGCTCCATCCGTGTGCTCTTCCTCGACGCGTCGGACGACGTCCTCGTCCGACGCTTCGAATCGGTGCGTCGTCCGCATCCGCTGCAGGGCGACGGCACCCTGCTCGACGGCATCCGCACCGAGCGCACGCGACTCGCCCCGATCCGCGAGGCCGCAGATCTCGTGATCGACACCTCTTCGTTGAACATCCACCAACTCGCGACGAAGGTGTCCGACATCTTCTCGGAAGAGGGGGAGGCGCGACACCGGGTCACCCTCCTCAGCTTCGGCTTCAAGTACGGGCTGCCCACCGACGTCGACGTCGTCGCCGACATGCGCTTCCTGCCGAATCCCTATTGGAACGAGGACCTCCGCGGCCTCACGGGGCAGGACGAGACGGTGCGGGAGTACGTGCTCTCCCGCGACGGTGCGGAGGAGTTCCTCGACGCCTACGCCAAGGCACTGGTGCCCGTCCTGGAGGGGTATCAGCGCGAGAACAAGAGCCATTCCACGATCGCCATCGGATGCACCGGTGGCAAGCACCGCTCGGTCGCGATGTCGGAAGAGCTGGCACGTCGCCTGGCGGCGATTCCGGGCGTCGCCGTGAACGTCCGGCACCGCGACCTGGGCAGGGAGTAG
- the uvrC gene encoding excinuclease ABC subunit UvrC, which produces MADVLPYKPRAGEIPTDPGVYRFRDANGRVLYVGKAKNLRQRLSNYFAPLRTLHERTRRMVTTAASVEWTVVPTDVDSLQLEYMWIKEFDPPFNVKYRDDKSYPFMAVTLGDEAPRVLVTRNRKIPGARYFGPYPKVWAVHETIDLMIKAFPIRTCSDASYKRAMQTGRPCFPGQIGKCGGPCSMTVSIEEHRAMVDDFVAFMAGGDERFTRELTKRMLAASAAMDYEAAAKYRDKLSAIEAVLGKSALVLPADEDADLFGIAEDELAAAVQHFVIRGGRVRGVRALTIEKEIDITGGELVEQVLQQAYGEAQDVPRRILVPVLPDDASELEVWLRERRGRKVEIAVAQRGQRADLMRTATLNAQQALIRHKTRRTSDYVARTQALTDLQEALGMEEAPLRIECFDISHLGGTNVVASMVVFEDGLPRKDQYRTFNIAETTDDTDSMYQVLRRRLAYLDRPEEQETIDPTTDDVVAEDVGEAGVRRKPRFAYPPQLLLVDGGKPQVEAAARALRDAGHTEIAVCGIAKRLEEIWLPGDDFPVILPRTSESLYLLQRLRDEAHRFAIVHQRKKRKKDITTVLAEVPGLGASRIKVLLKHFGSVTALRAAEPHQIQEVQGIGPVLAQNIHTHLSTR; this is translated from the coding sequence ATGGCCGACGTCCTGCCGTACAAACCCCGGGCGGGCGAGATCCCGACCGACCCGGGGGTGTACCGGTTCCGTGACGCCAACGGCCGGGTGCTGTACGTCGGCAAGGCGAAGAACCTCCGTCAGCGGCTGTCCAACTACTTCGCTCCGCTCCGGACGCTGCACGAGCGCACGCGCCGGATGGTGACGACGGCGGCGTCGGTCGAGTGGACGGTCGTTCCGACGGATGTCGATTCGCTGCAGCTCGAGTACATGTGGATCAAGGAGTTCGATCCGCCGTTCAACGTCAAGTACCGGGACGACAAGTCCTACCCCTTCATGGCGGTGACCCTGGGGGACGAGGCGCCGCGTGTGCTCGTGACTCGAAACCGGAAGATCCCCGGCGCCCGCTACTTCGGCCCGTATCCGAAGGTCTGGGCGGTGCACGAGACCATCGACCTCATGATCAAGGCGTTCCCGATCCGCACCTGCAGCGATGCGAGCTACAAGCGAGCGATGCAGACGGGACGCCCCTGCTTCCCCGGACAGATCGGCAAGTGCGGCGGGCCCTGCTCGATGACGGTGTCGATCGAGGAGCACCGTGCCATGGTCGACGACTTCGTGGCCTTCATGGCGGGCGGAGACGAGCGGTTCACGCGGGAACTCACCAAGCGCATGCTCGCGGCCTCGGCGGCGATGGACTACGAGGCGGCGGCGAAGTACCGCGACAAGCTCTCGGCGATCGAGGCGGTTCTCGGCAAGAGCGCGCTCGTGTTGCCCGCTGACGAGGATGCCGACCTCTTCGGTATCGCGGAGGACGAGCTCGCGGCCGCGGTGCAGCACTTCGTCATCCGTGGCGGTCGCGTTCGTGGTGTCCGGGCGCTGACGATCGAGAAGGAGATCGACATCACGGGCGGGGAGCTCGTCGAGCAGGTTCTCCAGCAGGCGTACGGCGAGGCGCAGGACGTGCCGCGGCGCATCCTCGTGCCCGTGCTTCCCGACGATGCCTCTGAGCTCGAGGTGTGGCTGCGCGAGCGCCGAGGCAGGAAGGTGGAGATCGCGGTGGCCCAGCGCGGTCAGCGCGCCGATCTCATGCGCACGGCGACCCTCAACGCGCAGCAGGCGCTGATCCGCCACAAGACCCGACGCACGAGCGACTACGTCGCTCGGACCCAGGCGCTCACCGATCTCCAGGAAGCTCTCGGGATGGAGGAGGCGCCGCTTCGGATCGAGTGCTTCGACATCTCACACCTCGGCGGCACGAACGTCGTGGCATCCATGGTGGTGTTCGAGGACGGGCTTCCGCGGAAGGACCAGTACCGCACCTTCAACATCGCGGAGACCACCGACGACACCGACTCGATGTACCAGGTGCTGCGCCGCCGGCTGGCCTACCTCGATCGGCCGGAGGAACAGGAGACCATCGACCCGACGACGGACGACGTCGTCGCGGAAGACGTCGGCGAGGCCGGAGTGCGCCGCAAGCCCCGCTTCGCCTATCCGCCGCAGTTGCTGCTCGTGGACGGCGGCAAGCCGCAGGTCGAGGCCGCCGCGCGAGCCCTCCGGGACGCCGGACACACCGAGATCGCCGTGTGCGGTATCGCCAAGCGCCTGGAGGAGATCTGGCTCCCGGGGGACGACTTCCCGGTGATCCTCCCGCGGACCAGCGAGTCTCTCTATCTGCTGCAACGTCTCCGCGACGAGGCCCATCGCTTCGCGATCGTCCATCAGCGGAAGAAGCGGAAGAAAGACATCACGACGGTCCTCGCGGAGGTCCCCGGGCTGGGAGCCTCCCGGATCAAGGTGCTTCTCAAGCATTTCGGCTCGGTGACCGCGTTGCGGGCCGCTGAACCTCACCAGATCCAGGAGGTCCAGGGGATCGGCCCCGTACTGGCCCAGAACATCCATACGCACCTATCCACTCGCTAG
- the uvrA gene encoding excinuclease ABC subunit UvrA — protein sequence MPIVPVASSGKLSVRGARVHNLKNVDIDIPRDSLVVFTGLSGSGKSSLAFDTIFAEGQRRYVESLSAYARQFLGQVDRPDVDFIEGLSPAVSIDQKSTNRNPRSTVGTITEIYDYMRLLWARIGVPHCPVCGEKIQRQTVQQIADQLMELPERTRYQVVAPIVSQKKGEFVDLFRELGAKGYSRAIVDGELIQLSEPPTLKKSYKHDIAVVVDRLVASPDILGRITDSVETALGLAGGVVQINYVDGEGDDAWQTFSEKLACPNGHALTLTEIEPRTFSFNAPFGACPACSGLGTRMSVDVDLMLGDEDLSIREGVIIPWTTQGKGLFQYYERLLEGLSRDLDFSLDTPWRELHSDVKEAVLRGENYKVTVKWKNRYGREMRYASGFEGVVPYIERQYLQAESDTQRSRWGEYLREVPCPVCNGDRLKPEVLAVQVHGHSIAEVSHLSLADARAFMEKLQLTDREAKIAAQVLREIRLRLDFLLQVGLSYLNLSRSAGSLSGGEAQRIRLATQIGSGLTGVLYVLDEPSIGLHQRDNRRLIETLLTLRDLGNTLIVVEHDEETIEAADWVVDIGPGAGVNGGAVVHSGPYSALLGDTDSMTGDYLSGRREIPMPDKRRKIDKKRMLSVVGARANNLRNVTADFPLGVLTAVTGVSGSGKSSLVNDILYQVLASRLNGARTVPGKHTRVTGLDNLDKVVHVDQAPIGRTPRSNPATYTGVFDRIRTLFSETPEAKVRGYQPGRFSFNVKGGRCEACSGDGTIKIEMNFLPDVYVDCEVCHGKRYNRDTLAVHYKGKNIAEVLEMPIEEAAEFFEPIQAIHRYMKTLVDVGLGYVRLGQSATTLSGGEAQRVKLATELQRRSNGRSIYVLDEPTTGLHFEDVRKLLEVLNGLVDKGNTVIVIEHNLDVIKSADWVIDLGPEGGSGGGTILATGTPEQIARVEESHTGQFLAEILGEGRSARKAS from the coding sequence GTGCCCATCGTCCCCGTTGCTTCCTCAGGAAAACTCAGTGTCCGCGGCGCCCGCGTGCACAATCTCAAGAACGTCGACATCGACATCCCCCGCGACTCCCTGGTCGTCTTCACCGGACTCTCCGGGTCGGGGAAGTCGAGTCTCGCCTTCGACACGATCTTCGCCGAGGGGCAGCGCCGGTACGTCGAGTCGCTGAGCGCCTACGCTCGCCAGTTCCTCGGCCAGGTCGACCGGCCGGACGTCGACTTCATCGAGGGATTGAGCCCTGCAGTGTCGATCGACCAGAAGTCGACGAACCGCAACCCGCGGTCGACGGTCGGGACGATCACCGAGATCTACGACTACATGCGTCTGCTCTGGGCGCGAATCGGCGTCCCGCACTGTCCGGTGTGCGGCGAGAAGATCCAGCGCCAGACCGTGCAGCAGATCGCCGACCAGCTGATGGAGCTACCGGAGCGCACCCGGTACCAGGTGGTGGCGCCGATCGTTTCGCAGAAGAAGGGCGAGTTCGTCGATCTCTTCCGCGAACTCGGCGCGAAGGGCTACTCGCGGGCCATCGTCGACGGCGAGCTCATCCAGCTCTCCGAGCCGCCGACACTCAAGAAGAGCTACAAGCACGACATCGCGGTGGTCGTCGATCGCCTCGTCGCGTCGCCGGACATCCTGGGGCGCATCACCGACTCGGTGGAGACCGCGCTCGGTCTGGCGGGTGGCGTCGTGCAGATCAACTACGTGGACGGCGAAGGCGACGACGCCTGGCAGACCTTCTCCGAGAAGCTCGCGTGCCCGAACGGGCACGCGCTCACCCTCACCGAGATCGAGCCGCGCACCTTCTCCTTCAACGCCCCGTTCGGCGCCTGCCCCGCTTGCTCCGGACTGGGTACCCGCATGTCGGTGGACGTCGACCTGATGCTCGGCGACGAGGACCTCTCGATCCGCGAGGGCGTCATCATCCCCTGGACCACCCAGGGCAAGGGGCTGTTCCAGTACTACGAGCGACTTCTCGAAGGACTCTCTCGAGACCTCGACTTCTCCCTCGACACCCCGTGGCGGGAGCTGCACTCCGACGTCAAGGAGGCGGTGCTGCGCGGCGAGAACTACAAGGTCACGGTCAAGTGGAAGAACCGCTACGGCCGTGAGATGCGCTACGCCTCGGGCTTCGAGGGCGTGGTGCCCTACATCGAGCGGCAGTACCTGCAGGCCGAGTCCGACACCCAGCGCAGCCGGTGGGGCGAGTACCTGCGCGAGGTCCCCTGCCCGGTGTGCAACGGCGACCGGCTGAAGCCCGAGGTGCTGGCCGTGCAGGTGCACGGTCACTCCATCGCCGAGGTCTCGCACCTGAGCCTCGCCGACGCGCGTGCGTTCATGGAGAAGCTGCAGCTCACCGACCGTGAGGCCAAGATCGCCGCCCAGGTACTCCGGGAGATCCGGTTGCGGCTCGACTTCCTCCTCCAGGTCGGGCTGTCCTATCTCAACCTGAGCCGTTCGGCGGGCTCGCTGTCCGGCGGCGAAGCGCAGCGCATCCGGCTCGCGACGCAGATCGGCTCCGGCCTGACGGGCGTGCTCTACGTCCTCGACGAGCCCTCGATCGGCCTGCACCAGCGCGACAACCGCCGCCTCATCGAGACGCTCCTCACACTGCGCGACCTCGGGAACACCCTGATCGTCGTCGAGCACGACGAGGAGACCATCGAGGCGGCGGACTGGGTGGTCGACATCGGCCCCGGCGCCGGCGTGAACGGCGGTGCGGTGGTCCACTCCGGGCCGTACTCCGCCCTTCTCGGTGACACCGACTCCATGACGGGTGACTACCTTTCCGGCCGCCGGGAGATCCCGATGCCGGACAAGCGCCGGAAGATCGACAAGAAGCGCATGCTGAGCGTGGTGGGTGCGCGCGCCAACAACCTCCGCAACGTCACGGCCGACTTCCCGCTCGGCGTGCTCACTGCGGTCACCGGTGTCAGCGGATCCGGGAAGTCGTCCCTCGTGAACGACATCCTGTACCAGGTGCTGGCTTCTCGGCTCAACGGGGCAAGGACGGTACCGGGCAAGCACACGCGGGTCACCGGACTCGACAACCTCGACAAGGTCGTGCACGTCGACCAGGCGCCGATCGGTCGCACGCCCCGGTCCAACCCGGCGACGTACACCGGTGTGTTCGACCGCATCCGCACCCTCTTCAGCGAGACGCCCGAGGCGAAGGTCCGTGGCTACCAGCCCGGGCGCTTCAGCTTCAACGTCAAGGGCGGACGCTGCGAGGCCTGCTCGGGTGACGGCACTATCAAGATCGAGATGAACTTCCTCCCGGACGTCTACGTGGACTGCGAGGTCTGCCACGGGAAGCGCTACAACCGCGACACCCTGGCCGTTCATTACAAGGGCAAGAACATCGCCGAGGTGCTGGAGATGCCCATCGAGGAGGCGGCTGAGTTCTTCGAGCCGATCCAGGCCATCCACCGCTACATGAAGACGCTGGTCGACGTGGGGCTGGGGTATGTGCGTCTCGGGCAGTCCGCGACCACGCTGTCCGGCGGTGAGGCGCAGCGCGTGAAGCTCGCGACCGAGCTCCAGCGGCGCAGCAACGGCCGCAGCATCTACGTGCTCGACGAGCCGACGACGGGGCTGCATTTCGAAGACGTCCGCAAGCTCCTCGAGGTCTTGAACGGTCTGGTCGACAAGGGCAACACGGTCATCGTGATCGAGCACAACCTCGACGTGATCAAGTCGGCGGACTGGGTGATCGACCTCGGCCCGGAGGGCGGCTCCGGCGGCGGCACGATCCTGGCCACCGGTACGCCAGAGCAGATCGCGCGCGTCGAGGAGAGCCACACGGGCCAGTTCCTCGCCGAGATCCTGGGTGAGGGGCGCTCTGCGCGGAAGGCCAGCTGA
- a CDS encoding DUF58 domain-containing protein, producing MQTATTVTWRRTPVIALGIGGAAIIAAAGLAFSRPDVVAIGMPLALAAAWALLRPPSPGHAQIALRAYAAGSVDRPEVRTAADVQLAADAVQIAVEQDGRRTGLADVRPGTACLTARGILQHSGPSEPLAVTARGLRLDGAWVSEIVPRTVITWNAPPRAVRIGSLPVAPRLTGLHGVHAGSRPGQGGDFRDIQPFVPGDELRRVDWRATARAARRPGDLLVRRDDALSDSSVVLAIDTAEDLGAAVAAWGSGDPDRSGVTSLDLAREAALAIATAAIGAGDRVAYHALSPDGLSLPSGGGARHLPRLRRAIAATGIGTDPSYRRSPVVPPGSIVFVLSTFVDGVAARLATTWRAAGHAVVAVDVLPTPEAERLSREQRIALRTLLAERADILAELGHAGVEVVSWSGGVDVAMRVAARRLARRRSGRR from the coding sequence GTGCAGACAGCGACCACGGTCACCTGGCGGCGGACGCCGGTCATCGCGCTGGGCATCGGCGGCGCCGCGATCATCGCCGCCGCGGGGCTCGCCTTCTCCCGTCCGGATGTCGTCGCCATCGGGATGCCCCTGGCCCTGGCCGCAGCCTGGGCGCTCCTCCGCCCACCGAGCCCCGGACACGCGCAGATCGCTCTGCGGGCGTACGCCGCCGGCAGCGTCGATCGCCCGGAAGTGCGGACGGCCGCCGATGTGCAGCTGGCGGCGGATGCGGTGCAGATCGCCGTGGAGCAGGACGGGCGGCGAACCGGTCTCGCGGACGTCCGACCGGGAACAGCGTGCCTCACGGCGCGCGGCATCCTGCAGCACTCGGGTCCGAGCGAACCACTCGCCGTGACCGCGCGGGGACTCCGTCTCGATGGGGCGTGGGTCTCCGAGATCGTCCCTCGAACCGTGATCACCTGGAACGCGCCGCCCCGCGCCGTGCGGATCGGCAGCCTCCCCGTGGCCCCTCGCCTCACCGGACTCCACGGGGTGCACGCCGGCTCCCGGCCTGGGCAGGGCGGTGACTTCCGCGACATCCAGCCCTTCGTCCCCGGAGACGAGCTCCGTCGGGTCGACTGGCGCGCGACCGCCCGCGCCGCGCGCCGCCCCGGGGACCTCCTGGTGCGCAGGGACGACGCGCTCAGCGACTCCTCTGTCGTGCTCGCGATCGATACAGCCGAGGATCTCGGTGCGGCCGTGGCCGCGTGGGGGAGCGGCGACCCGGACCGCTCCGGAGTGACCTCCCTCGACCTCGCGCGCGAAGCGGCCCTCGCCATCGCCACGGCGGCGATCGGCGCGGGCGACCGCGTGGCCTATCACGCGCTCTCGCCGGACGGCCTCTCGCTGCCCTCCGGCGGCGGCGCCCGGCATCTCCCCCGGTTGCGACGCGCGATCGCCGCGACGGGCATCGGCACCGACCCGTCGTACCGTCGGTCCCCGGTCGTACCGCCGGGTTCGATCGTCTTCGTGCTCTCGACGTTCGTCGACGGCGTGGCGGCGCGGCTGGCGACGACCTGGCGCGCCGCCGGTCATGCCGTCGTCGCGGTCGATGTGCTCCCGACTCCCGAAGCGGAGCGACTCAGTCGCGAACAGCGGATCGCGCTCCGCACGCTGCTCGCCGAGCGCGCCGACATCCTGGCCGAACTGGGACATGCGGGCGTCGAGGTGGTGTCGTGGTCCGGTGGCGTCGACGTCGCGATGCGCGTGGCTGCACGCCGCCTTGCGCGCCGCAGATCGGGGCGCCGATGA
- a CDS encoding AAA family ATPase, whose protein sequence is MTTDETAQIADVGRRVLAGVKTAVVGMDEPLTIALAAILAGGHVLFEDVPGLGKTLAARSLAGALGLDFRRLQCTPDMLPGDVTGSYVYSPSTGDFAFRPGPIFTGLLLADEINRTTPKTQSAMLEAMAEHQVTVEGNRFPLPRPFHVIATSNPIEYEGTYALPEAQLDRFMVRLAVGYPQPEEEARIILDRVERRSADVDVEPVVDAEGLRRIQAVVERIHVDADVVRYGVELTRATRAAGTVAVGASPRGSQALILLGRALAALEGRAYVRPDDLKRIAVPVLAHRLTLTPQAWAQGVDPRTVVDAALERTAVPPTVAVAP, encoded by the coding sequence ATGACCACCGATGAGACCGCGCAGATCGCCGACGTCGGACGCCGCGTGCTGGCTGGCGTCAAGACGGCCGTCGTCGGGATGGACGAACCCCTGACGATCGCGCTCGCCGCGATCCTCGCCGGTGGACACGTCCTGTTCGAGGACGTCCCCGGGCTCGGAAAGACACTCGCCGCTCGCAGCCTCGCCGGTGCGCTCGGTCTGGACTTCCGTCGGCTGCAGTGCACGCCCGACATGTTGCCGGGCGATGTCACCGGGTCGTACGTCTACTCGCCGTCCACGGGTGACTTCGCCTTCCGCCCTGGCCCGATCTTCACGGGCCTGCTGCTCGCGGACGAGATCAACCGGACGACGCCGAAGACGCAGTCGGCGATGCTCGAGGCGATGGCCGAACACCAGGTGACTGTGGAGGGCAACAGGTTCCCGCTCCCGCGTCCGTTCCATGTGATCGCCACGTCGAACCCGATCGAATACGAGGGGACGTACGCGTTGCCGGAGGCGCAGCTCGATCGCTTCATGGTGCGGCTCGCGGTGGGGTACCCACAGCCGGAGGAAGAGGCGCGAATCATCCTCGACCGGGTGGAGCGGCGGAGTGCCGATGTCGACGTCGAGCCCGTGGTGGACGCGGAGGGGCTGCGCCGTATCCAGGCGGTGGTCGAGCGCATCCACGTCGATGCGGACGTCGTACGGTACGGCGTCGAGCTCACCCGGGCGACGAGAGCGGCAGGGACGGTCGCCGTCGGAGCGTCGCCACGCGGTTCACAAGCGCTCATCCTCCTTGGCCGTGCGCTCGCCGCACTGGAGGGGCGGGCATATGTGCGCCCTGACGACCTCAAACGCATCGCGGTGCCCGTCCTCGCGCATCGACTCACCCTGACCCCGCAGGCCTGGGCGCAGGGGGTGGATCCGCGGACGGTCGTCGACGCGGCCCTGGAGCGGACGGCCGTGCCTCCGACCGTCGCGGTGGCCCCGTGA
- a CDS encoding DUF4129 domain-containing protein, whose product MSRPAPPVIGPERVRRPGPSALLAVAGSFGLLMLAAAMQGTPQFAPTGARSTSPPPEDVVLPAPTATETPLPPESWGDSVLAQVLGVVFGLVLGLAVLVLVAVVVRQVVRFLVRLWRDRPLARRDAAAAGPGTSTAPPETIPDAVTIRRGVSDALRTVIERPEPGDAIVAAWIGLEESAADAGQGRAPTETPAEFTARVIGARHGIAADVVVLQGLYERVRYGGLVADEDDRRSAANALRGIKEGWR is encoded by the coding sequence ATGTCGCGCCCCGCACCTCCGGTCATCGGACCGGAGCGTGTGCGCCGACCCGGGCCGTCGGCGCTCCTCGCGGTCGCCGGATCGTTCGGTCTCCTCATGCTCGCGGCGGCCATGCAGGGCACCCCGCAGTTCGCGCCGACGGGGGCCAGGAGCACGTCGCCGCCACCGGAGGACGTCGTGCTTCCCGCCCCGACGGCGACGGAGACGCCGCTGCCCCCGGAGTCGTGGGGGGATTCGGTTCTCGCGCAGGTACTCGGCGTCGTCTTCGGTCTCGTGCTGGGGCTGGCCGTCCTCGTGCTCGTTGCCGTAGTCGTACGCCAGGTCGTCCGGTTCCTCGTCCGGCTGTGGCGGGACCGTCCGCTCGCGCGTCGCGATGCCGCGGCCGCTGGGCCGGGTACCAGCACCGCGCCGCCGGAGACGATCCCCGACGCGGTGACCATCCGCCGTGGAGTGTCCGACGCGCTCCGAACGGTCATCGAACGACCCGAACCCGGTGACGCGATCGTCGCGGCCTGGATCGGCTTGGAGGAATCCGCCGCGGATGCCGGCCAGGGCCGCGCGCCGACGGAGACGCCGGCCGAATTCACTGCCAGGGTGATCGGCGCGCGCCATGGCATCGCCGCCGATGTCGTCGTCCTGCAGGGTCTTTATGAACGGGTGCGCTACGGCGGGCTGGTCGCAGACGAGGACGACCGCAGGAGCGCCGCCAACGCACTTCGCGGCATCAAGGAAGGGTGGCGATGA
- a CDS encoding MarR family winged helix-turn-helix transcriptional regulator, whose protein sequence is MTDTDDLLRLENQLCFAVVTAARNVVAIYRPILEPLGLTHPQYLVMLALWERAPRTLNDLAADLALEPATASPLVKRLEADGLVTRQRSSEDERRLEITLTDAGAALRERAVDVPRQVMAAVGMDIGEVAALRDGLGAFAGRRSDHA, encoded by the coding sequence GTGACCGACACCGACGATCTGCTCCGCCTCGAGAACCAGCTCTGCTTCGCCGTGGTCACGGCGGCACGGAACGTCGTGGCGATCTACCGGCCGATCCTCGAGCCGCTCGGGTTGACGCACCCGCAGTATCTGGTGATGCTCGCCCTGTGGGAGCGGGCACCCCGCACACTGAATGACCTCGCGGCCGACCTCGCCCTGGAGCCCGCGACGGCATCGCCCCTCGTCAAGAGGCTCGAGGCGGACGGCCTGGTGACGCGCCAGCGCAGCAGCGAGGACGAGCGTCGCCTCGAGATCACGCTCACGGACGCCGGTGCGGCGCTGCGGGAACGGGCGGTCGACGTCCCGCGTCAGGTGATGGCTGCCGTGGGGATGGACATCGGCGAGGTGGCGGCGCTGCGGGACGGACTCGGCGCCTTCGCGGGGCGCCGCTCGGATCACGCCTGA
- a CDS encoding TfoX/Sxy family protein, which translates to MDAAGEELADRVRALLGADPSIEERRMFGTRAFLDEGRILVGARKDGTLLVRVDEENGAVAVTQPGASRAVMGSRTMGSGWIDVVASAIADDAALMMWIDMARESVGAAVADDD; encoded by the coding sequence ATGGATGCCGCAGGAGAGGAACTCGCGGACCGGGTCCGGGCGTTGCTCGGCGCTGACCCTTCCATCGAGGAGCGGCGGATGTTCGGGACCAGGGCGTTCCTGGACGAGGGGCGCATCCTGGTCGGAGCCCGGAAAGACGGCACGCTCCTCGTCCGCGTGGATGAGGAGAACGGTGCCGTGGCCGTCACCCAGCCGGGAGCATCACGTGCGGTGATGGGATCGCGCACCATGGGCTCCGGCTGGATCGACGTCGTCGCCTCGGCGATCGCTGACGATGCCGCGCTGATGATGTGGATCGACATGGCCCGGGAGTCCGTCGGCGCCGCGGTCGCCGACGACGACTGA